The DNA region GCTTAGAATTACGTCGAGGTTCTCGGGGAAACCGCGGATCAGCTTCCTTCCACCGACTGAATTATTGCACTCGGAGGTTGTCGAGAAAGAGCCGGGAGTATTTTCAGTCCAGATCCAGATCACACGCAGACCCGAGGACAACTACCAAGGTCGGATACTAGTGCAGATTGAGGACCAAGCGGCGGCGAAGTGCGAAATTCCTATATCGGTCCTGGTTTTCAATTAGACGAACGAAACAAGCGCCCCGGGCTAGTGACAGGCGCCCCGTTGGGGCGCACAAAGGCGGAGACCAAATTCTCAAGGGCCAGACGCGCGCGTGTGGACAGGCCGCCACCGTTTTGCGACATGCCGAAGGCGCGCGGGCTAATCACTTGTGGGAATCAACAACTGAAGCGGAGGGCACGGGACTCGAACCCGCAACCGGTTTCCCGGCACGACATTTCCAGTGTCGCCGCTAGCCATTCGCTTACCCTCCGAGGCACGCGCTGTCGGCGCCGCAGAACAATCGTATCCGCTGGCGAAAGCGCGTGGCAAGTGCGCGGGCGCGCGATCAATCGGAAGCGCCGGCGCCGGCGATCAGCTTGATGAACTCGGCGTTGGACTTGAACTTGCCGAGCTTGGAGGTGAGCTGCTCCATCGCGTCGACATGGTGCATCTGACTGAGCGTGCGGCGGAGCATGGTGACCGCGTGCAGCGTATCGGGCTCGAGCAGCTTTTCTTCGCGGCGGGTGCCCGATTGCGAGATGTCGATCGAGGGCCACACGCGGCGGTCGGCCAGCTTGCGGTCGAGCACCAGTTCCATGTTGCCGGTGCCTTTGAACTCTTGAAAGATCAACTCGTCCATGCGGCTGCCGGTGTCGATCAGCGCGGTGGCCACGATGGTCAGCGAGCCCCCCTCTTCGAACACGCGAGCGGTGGCGAAGAGCTTTTTGGGGATATCGAGCGCTTTGACGTCGACGCCGCCCGACATGGTGCGGCCGGTGTTGCCGACCCACTTGTTGAAGGCGCGGGCCATGCGGGTGATGGAGTCCATGAGCAGGAAGACGTCTTTGCCCATCTCGACCAGGCGCTTGCAGCGTTCGACGGTGAGTTGGGCGATGCGCACATGGCTTTCGACGTCGCGATCGAGGCTGCTGGCCACCACCTCACCGTTGACCGAACGGCGCATGTCGGTGACTTCCTCGGGGCGCTCGTCGATGAGGAGGACGATGAGCTTGAGCTCGGGGTAGTTCTGGGAGATGGCCTGGCTGATGTGCTGCAGCAGCACGGTCTTGCCGGTGCGCGGCGGGGCCACGATCAGGGCGCGCTGCCCCTTGCCGAGCGGGGTGAGCAGATCCATCACGCGGGTAGAGAGGGGCTGCTGGCCGGTCTCTAGCTGCAGCCACGACTCGGGATTGATCGGGGTGAGGGAGTCGAAGTTCTTGACCGACGGGTAGTCCTGCGGGGGCAGGCCGTCGATGTCGAGGATTTCTTTGACGCGCGGCCCCTGCTGCTTGCGGGCGTGCTGCACCATGCCGTTGACCAGCACCCCTTCGCGCAGGGCGAAGCGTTCGATCATGGCGCCGGGGACGAAGGGATCG from Pirellulales bacterium includes:
- the rho gene encoding transcription termination factor Rho, whose product is MGKRKKARSRSRGRGGPGGGGGGGGGGQRFRPRGRGGWDQQPRPQDGGPDQEPVGEANGEPIPLTPASGVLELHPNGYGFLRDPNNNYQRERTDPFVPGAMIERFALREGVLVNGMVQHARKQQGPRVKEILDIDGLPPQDYPSVKNFDSLTPINPESWLQLETGQQPLSTRVMDLLTPLGKGQRALIVAPPRTGKTVLLQHISQAISQNYPELKLIVLLIDERPEEVTDMRRSVNGEVVASSLDRDVESHVRIAQLTVERCKRLVEMGKDVFLLMDSITRMARAFNKWVGNTGRTMSGGVDVKALDIPKKLFATARVFEEGGSLTIVATALIDTGSRMDELIFQEFKGTGNMELVLDRKLADRRVWPSIDISQSGTRREEKLLEPDTLHAVTMLRRTLSQMHHVDAMEQLTSKLGKFKSNAEFIKLIAGAGASD